Proteins from one Salmo salar chromosome ssa07, Ssal_v3.1, whole genome shotgun sequence genomic window:
- the LOC106608554 gene encoding cholecystokinin receptor type A translates to MEPFTLHDMLINSTNLYKILCDFGIKNVSECEDERETPPEPKDLNQTVRIFLYSLIFLVSVLGNSLIIAVLVRNRRMRTVTNLFLLSLAASDLMLCLFCMPFTLIPNLMRDFVFGSGICKVAMYFMGISVSVSTFNLVAISLERYSAICNPLTSRTWQTKSHAAKVISATWVVSFLFMLPYPISSTLVPFTRVNNSTGNMCRLVWPSDVIQQSWYVSLLLLLFLVPGIMMMTAYGLISLELYRGIKFEMANRKSSRERQCSTGSIKPGDNDGCYLQPAKKKGELAHLQNPPSTPSPNMTINSRESNKSKLSRVCSNSSTCNLMAKKRVIRMLLVIVCLFFLCWTPVFAVNAWRAFDRRSADKLLSGAPISFIHLLSYTSACVNPIIYCFMNKRFRQGILSTFTCCSSPKAGGVGRGAGNRMGTGRGGGRGGMRSGEENGHMPQSGNNTRFTYSSIRGSAQA, encoded by the exons atggaacCATTTACATTGCATGATATGCTCATAAACTCAACTAATCTTTATAAGATATTATGTGACTTTGGAATCAAGAATGTCTCAGAGTGTGAAGATGAAAGAGAGACCCCTCCGGAACCCAAAG ATTTGAATCAGACGGTACGTATCTTCCTCTATAGCCTCATCTTCCTGGTCAGTGTGCTGGGTAACAGCCTGATCATCGCTGTGTTGGTCAGGAACCGCCGCATGCGCACCGTCACCAACCTGTTCCTGCTCTCCTTGGCCGCCAGCGACCTGATGCTCTGCCTCTTCTGCATGCCCTTCACCCTCATCCCCAACCTCATGAGGGACTTTGTGTTCGGCTCGGGCATCTGCAAGGTGGCCATGTACTTCATGG GGATCTCGGTGAGCGTCTCGACCTTCAACCTGGTGGCCATTTCCCTGGAGCGCTACAGTGCCATCTGCAACCCCCTGACCTCCCGGACCTGGCAAACCAAGTCCCACGCTGCCAAGGTCATCTCTGCCACCTGGGTGGTGAGCTTCCTGTTCATGCTGCCCTACCCCATCTCCAGCACCCTGGTGCCCTTCACCCGGGTCAACAACAGCACGGGCAACATGTGCCGCCTGGTCTGGCCCAGTGATGTCATCCAGCAGTCCTG GTATGtgtccctgctgctgctgctcttccTGGTTCCTGGGATCATGATGATGACAGCCTATGGCCTCATCTCCCTGGAGCTCTACAGGGGCATCAAGTTTGAGATGGCCAACAGGAAGTCTAGCAGAG agagacagtgcaGCACGGGCAGCATCAAACCCGGCGACAACGACGGCTGCTACCTTCAGCCCGCCAAGAAGAAGGGCGAGCTTGCCCACCTCCAGAACCCTCCCTCGACCCCCAGCCCTAACATGACCatcaacagcagagagagcaacAAGTCCAAGCTGAGCCGTGTGTGCAGCAACAGCTCCACCTGTAACCTGATGGCTAAGAAGCGCGTGATTCGCATGCTCCTGGTCATCGTCTGTCTCTTCTTCCTCTGCTGGACGCCCGTGTTCGCCGTTAACGCCTGGCGGGCCTTCGACCGCCGCTCTGCCGACAAGCTCCTCTCGGGGGCGCCGATATCCTTCATCCACCTGTTGTCGTACACCTCCGCTTGTGTCAACCCCATTATATACTGCTTCATGAATAAGCGTTTCCGCCAAGGGATTCTGTCCACCTTCACCTGCTGTAGCAGCCCCAAGGCCGGTGGAGTCGGGAGGGGGGCTGGGAATAGGATGGGgacggggagagggggaggaagaggagggatgaggagcggagaggagaatGGGCACATGCCGCAGAGTGGTAATAACACCCGCTTCACGTACAGTAGTATCCGTGGCTCCGCCCAGGCTTAG